In Stenotrophomonas sp. 610A2, one DNA window encodes the following:
- a CDS encoding 3-hydroxybutyrate dehydrogenase, which yields MDRFLQGRTALVTGSTSGIGLAIAQALASAGARVAINGLGSPEQIEAALKSVTDAGSESQHFDADLRKPDQIAHMLEAVQAWGNIDILVNCAGIQHAAPLAEQPPQKWDDIIAINLSAAFHTMQQALPGMAERGYGRVVNIASVHGLVASKNKAPYVASKFGIVGLSKVAALEYAAAGSRDSGGVTVNCVCPGWVETPLIEPQIQAHRNGGSRDDGVRALLEEKQPSLRMSLPEDIGAMVVWLCRRESHNLTGAAMPMDGGWTAQ from the coding sequence ATGGACCGCTTCCTGCAAGGCCGCACCGCACTGGTGACCGGCAGTACCTCCGGCATCGGCCTGGCCATCGCCCAGGCGCTGGCCAGCGCCGGTGCGCGCGTGGCCATCAATGGCCTCGGCAGCCCCGAGCAGATCGAGGCGGCGCTGAAGAGCGTCACCGACGCAGGCAGCGAGTCGCAGCACTTCGATGCCGACCTGCGCAAGCCAGACCAGATCGCGCACATGCTCGAAGCCGTGCAGGCTTGGGGCAACATCGACATCCTGGTGAACTGCGCCGGCATCCAGCACGCCGCACCGCTGGCCGAACAGCCGCCGCAGAAGTGGGACGACATCATCGCCATCAACCTCAGCGCGGCCTTCCACACCATGCAGCAGGCGTTGCCGGGCATGGCCGAGCGTGGCTACGGCCGCGTGGTCAACATCGCCTCGGTACACGGTCTGGTCGCCTCCAAAAACAAGGCTCCTTATGTGGCCAGCAAGTTCGGCATCGTCGGCCTGAGCAAGGTCGCCGCGTTGGAATATGCCGCTGCCGGCAGCCGTGACAGCGGTGGCGTCACCGTCAACTGCGTGTGCCCGGGCTGGGTAGAAACCCCGCTGATCGAGCCGCAGATCCAGGCACACCGCAACGGCGGCAGCCGCGACGACGGCGTGCGCGCCCTGCTGGAAGAAAAGCAGCCCAGCCTGCGCATGTCGCTGCCGGAAGACATCGGCGCGATGGTGGTGTGGCTGTGCCGCCGCGAGTCACACAACCTGACCGGTGCGGCGATGCCGATGGACGGCGGCTGGACCGCGCAGTAA
- a CDS encoding 3-hydroxybutyrate oligomer hydrolase family protein, which yields MSQSLLRAACGLFVGLSLASCASGPASKSVEPSMFSNELRSEHRGSDDLLTAGLGLAGLRSMAPPAFADASAPTVDELRRRALWGSWRGIADLAPGGGYGELFGSLQSVPGREYSAFARLPGAKQPHRVLAQVPDNFDTGKRCVLVAPASGSRGIYGAVSVAAAWGLPKGCAVVYTDKGAGSDYYDLNAQAGVRANGTVGALGEVSDLAFVPDAPINASGVAFKHAHSKDNPEADWGRHVKQAAEFALLALAEAYPQAAPFTFENTRIIAVGISNGGGAVLRAAELEGDWLDAVVAGEPSVYSSGPGSRALYDYTTEAALLMPCAQLHMSNLPQPPLTAALQAGAAVRCATLTAEGVISGATPAAQAKSAYDLMLSKGWTDASLRAGALSTGFDLWRAIAATYASAYGRYGVGEHPCGFNFSAQNADFSPRAATSIERAAWISDGSGIPPGAGVGLLDSKVALPDLTYAGLKCLRGLWDGQGEDAKRVQTGIQATHAGLPRKGLPVMVVHGADDGLIPPAFSSAPYAAAAKAAGREVSYWKVQNVQHFDGFLGLPDYGSRYLPLLPYVYEALDRVQARLDKGTALPADAVIATTPRAGKPLTAENLAMPK from the coding sequence ATGAGCCAATCCCTACTGCGCGCCGCCTGCGGCCTATTCGTCGGACTGAGCCTGGCCTCCTGTGCCAGCGGCCCAGCATCCAAGTCCGTGGAGCCTTCCATGTTCAGCAACGAACTCCGCAGCGAACACCGCGGCAGTGACGACCTGCTTACCGCCGGACTCGGCCTGGCCGGCCTGCGCAGCATGGCGCCGCCGGCATTCGCCGACGCCAGTGCACCGACCGTCGATGAGCTGCGCCGCCGGGCGCTGTGGGGCAGCTGGCGTGGTATCGCCGATCTTGCACCGGGCGGTGGCTACGGCGAACTGTTCGGCAGCCTGCAGAGCGTGCCTGGCCGGGAGTATTCGGCGTTCGCGCGCCTGCCTGGCGCCAAGCAACCGCATCGCGTGCTGGCACAGGTGCCGGACAACTTCGATACCGGCAAGCGCTGCGTGCTGGTGGCACCAGCGTCTGGTTCGCGTGGCATCTATGGCGCCGTGTCGGTCGCCGCTGCCTGGGGTCTGCCCAAGGGCTGTGCCGTGGTCTATACCGACAAGGGCGCGGGTAGCGATTATTACGATCTGAACGCGCAGGCTGGCGTGCGTGCCAACGGCACGGTCGGTGCACTGGGCGAGGTCAGTGATCTTGCCTTCGTACCGGATGCGCCGATCAATGCGTCGGGTGTTGCATTCAAGCATGCGCACTCCAAGGACAACCCGGAGGCCGATTGGGGCCGCCACGTAAAGCAGGCCGCCGAGTTCGCGCTGCTGGCGTTGGCAGAAGCCTATCCGCAGGCTGCGCCTTTCACGTTTGAAAACACCCGCATCATCGCCGTCGGCATCTCCAACGGTGGCGGCGCTGTGCTGCGTGCGGCCGAGTTGGAAGGGGATTGGCTGGACGCCGTGGTGGCGGGTGAACCCAGCGTCTATTCCAGCGGCCCGGGGTCACGTGCGCTGTATGACTACACAACCGAAGCGGCGCTGTTGATGCCGTGCGCGCAGCTGCACATGAGCAACCTGCCGCAGCCGCCGCTGACGGCTGCGCTGCAGGCCGGTGCCGCAGTGCGCTGCGCGACGTTGACGGCCGAAGGCGTGATCAGCGGTGCAACGCCAGCTGCACAGGCGAAGTCGGCTTACGACCTGATGTTGAGCAAGGGCTGGACGGACGCATCGCTGCGCGCTGGCGCGCTGTCGACCGGCTTCGACCTGTGGCGTGCGATTGCCGCGACCTATGCCTCGGCTTACGGCCGTTATGGCGTGGGCGAGCATCCCTGCGGTTTCAACTTTTCCGCGCAGAATGCTGACTTCTCGCCCCGCGCCGCGACGTCGATCGAGCGGGCCGCATGGATCTCCGATGGCAGCGGCATACCGCCGGGCGCCGGGGTCGGTCTGCTCGACAGCAAGGTCGCCTTGCCGGACCTGACCTACGCCGGCCTGAAGTGCCTGCGCGGCCTGTGGGACGGCCAGGGCGAAGACGCCAAGCGCGTGCAGACGGGCATCCAGGCCACGCATGCAGGCTTGCCGCGCAAGGGCCTGCCGGTGATGGTGGTGCACGGTGCTGACGATGGCCTGATTCCGCCGGCTTTCAGCAGCGCGCCGTATGCGGCTGCGGCCAAGGCTGCCGGACGTGAAGTGAGCTATTGGAAGGTGCAGAACGTGCAGCACTTCGATGGTTTCCTCGGCCTGCCGGATTACGGTTCGCGTTACCTGCCGCTGTTGCCGTATGTATACGAGGCGCTGGATCGCGTGCAGGCCCGTCTGGACAAGGGCACGGCGTTGCCGGCCGATGCGGTGATTGCGACCACGCCGCGTGCGGGCAAGCCGCTGACGGCTGAGAACCTGGCGATGCCGAAGTAA
- a CDS encoding HutD/Ves family protein, whose translation MHTLNSPSRVIPSALYQRERWRNGLGWTREILRLPEQGDWQLRLSIAEIEQDAAFSAFPGVERELVLLQGEGLRLRFADGRCEALLPPYQRLRFAGEAELVGELIDGVTQDFNLMWRREALQAELLHRPLVGNMLFFTEPQAAWAIHLLAGQAEFEGGVLPAMSAGDTAWLAAGERQRYTLSGGGELLAIKVAPTVPM comes from the coding sequence ATGCACACACTGAACTCACCTTCCCGCGTCATCCCTTCCGCTCTCTATCAGCGCGAGCGCTGGCGTAATGGTCTGGGCTGGACGCGCGAAATCCTGCGTCTGCCGGAGCAGGGTGACTGGCAGCTACGCCTTTCCATCGCCGAGATCGAACAGGACGCGGCGTTCTCCGCATTCCCCGGTGTCGAACGTGAGCTGGTGCTGCTGCAGGGCGAAGGCCTGCGCTTGCGCTTCGCCGATGGCCGCTGCGAGGCCCTGCTACCGCCATATCAGCGCCTGCGCTTCGCTGGCGAGGCGGAGCTGGTGGGTGAGCTGATTGATGGTGTGACCCAGGACTTCAACCTGATGTGGCGGCGTGAGGCGCTGCAGGCCGAACTGCTGCATCGGCCCTTGGTCGGCAACATGCTGTTTTTCACCGAGCCGCAGGCGGCGTGGGCGATCCATTTGCTGGCAGGGCAGGCCGAGTTCGAAGGTGGCGTGTTGCCGGCAATGTCCGCGGGCGATACCGCATGGTTGGCGGCGGGCGAGCGGCAGCGCTACACGCTCAGCGGTGGCGGTGAGTTGCTGGCGATAAAGGTGGCCCCGACGGTGCCAATGTAG
- a CDS encoding sulfite reductase subunit alpha, whose translation MNPNRSTRALLGNLAVGLGLLLIALLLLRLHLGERWWPAAPLASQWWMALAALAIYAAACFALWWCTRQRDDDSGDSKEPPILVVWASQTGFAQQLAQRTAAHLRGAGHKTRLRGIDQVDASLLAGSRQALFIAATTGEGDPPDHALAFLSRVMPQPLKLPQLQYAVLALGDKTYEQYCAFGHQLDEWLRTHGAQPLFDTVEVDNADADALRHWQQLLGQLGGEAANATDWSAPAYQSWLLRQRNVLNPGSVGGKVFNLQLQPADGKLPTWQAGDIAEIGPRQSADAVTQWLQANSFDAATVLADGRSLRDALAQSHLPDSVDKHDVNALAANLKPLPHREYSIASMPGEGNLQLMLRRQLRPDGTPGLASGWLCDYTAIGDSIDLRLRSNSNFHPPGNAAPLILIGNGTGIAGLRAHLRARIDVGARRNWLLFGERNAAHDFHFGAELQQWQREGAIERLDTVFSRDNGQFHYVQDALAAHSDVLRQWLDDGATILVCGSLQGMAPAVDKVIVDAIGAEAHQALRIAGRYRRDVY comes from the coding sequence ATGAACCCCAACCGCTCCACGCGCGCACTGCTCGGCAATCTCGCCGTTGGCCTGGGCCTGCTGCTGATCGCCCTGTTGCTGCTGCGGCTGCATCTGGGCGAGCGCTGGTGGCCGGCTGCTCCACTGGCATCGCAATGGTGGATGGCACTGGCAGCCTTGGCCATCTACGCGGCGGCCTGCTTCGCGCTGTGGTGGTGCACCCGCCAGCGCGACGACGACAGCGGCGACAGCAAGGAACCACCGATCCTGGTGGTGTGGGCCAGCCAGACCGGCTTCGCCCAGCAGCTGGCACAGCGCACCGCCGCGCACCTGCGCGGCGCCGGCCACAAGACCAGATTGCGCGGCATCGACCAGGTCGATGCATCCCTGCTCGCCGGCAGCCGCCAGGCCTTGTTCATCGCCGCAACCACCGGCGAAGGGGATCCGCCGGACCACGCACTCGCCTTCCTCAGCCGGGTGATGCCGCAGCCATTGAAACTGCCGCAGCTGCAGTACGCCGTGCTGGCCTTGGGCGACAAGACCTACGAGCAGTACTGCGCATTCGGCCATCAACTCGATGAGTGGCTGCGCACGCATGGTGCACAGCCACTGTTCGATACGGTGGAAGTGGACAACGCCGATGCCGACGCGCTGCGCCATTGGCAGCAGCTGCTTGGCCAGCTGGGTGGCGAAGCCGCCAACGCAACCGACTGGAGTGCACCGGCCTATCAATCGTGGCTGCTGCGCCAGCGCAACGTGCTTAATCCCGGCAGCGTGGGCGGCAAGGTATTCAACCTGCAACTGCAGCCCGCGGACGGAAAGCTGCCGACCTGGCAGGCTGGCGATATCGCCGAAATCGGCCCACGCCAATCCGCTGATGCGGTGACGCAGTGGCTGCAGGCAAACAGTTTCGACGCTGCAACCGTGCTTGCCGATGGACGTTCACTGCGCGATGCCCTCGCCCAATCCCATCTGCCCGACAGCGTCGACAAGCACGATGTCAACGCACTCGCCGCCAACCTCAAGCCGCTGCCGCACCGCGAGTACTCGATTGCCTCGATGCCGGGCGAAGGCAACCTGCAGCTGATGCTGCGCCGGCAACTGCGCCCGGACGGCACACCCGGCCTCGCCAGCGGCTGGCTCTGCGATTACACCGCTATCGGCGACAGCATTGATCTGCGCCTGCGCAGCAACAGCAACTTCCATCCACCGGGCAATGCCGCACCGCTGATCCTGATCGGCAACGGCACCGGCATCGCCGGCCTGCGTGCGCATCTGCGAGCACGTATCGATGTGGGTGCACGACGCAACTGGTTGTTGTTCGGTGAACGCAACGCCGCCCACGATTTCCATTTCGGTGCAGAGTTGCAGCAGTGGCAGCGCGAAGGTGCGATCGAGCGGCTGGACACGGTTTTCAGCCGCGACAATGGCCAGTTCCACTACGTGCAGGACGCACTGGCCGCGCACAGCGATGTGCTACGGCAATGGCTGGATGATGGCGCAACCATCCTGGTCTGCGGCAGCCTGCAAGGCATGGCCCCGGCGGTGGACAAGGTCATCGTCGATGCGATTGGTGCCGAAGCGCATCAAGCATTGCGCATAGCCGGGCGTTATCGCCGCGACGTGTACTGA
- a CDS encoding FAD:protein FMN transferase: MSSNSDIAALGGHTMGTSWSVKLVAARSRDLHPLHAGIQAELDRVVAQMSTWEADSDISRYNRAGADSWHALPDDFWNVLSSAHDIAERSAGAFDPSIGPLVALWGFGADAGAQVVPDPAHLAEVAARCGWNKLQLDPQTQSALQPGGLQLDLSAIAKGYGVDLVSAWLRRIGITAALVEVGGELHGYGLKPDGQPWRVLVESAPEEDAGAEYPPRVLALDDLAVATSGDRWHQFERDGVSYSHTLDPRSHAPVSRAAAAVTVIARDAMHADAWATALTVMGADEGLAFANQHDLAARFITRADTGLVETMTPAFQRYLDASTQ; encoded by the coding sequence ATGTCCTCCAACTCCGACATCGCCGCCCTTGGCGGCCACACCATGGGCACCAGCTGGAGCGTCAAGCTGGTGGCTGCACGCAGCCGTGACCTGCACCCGTTGCATGCCGGCATCCAGGCCGAACTGGATCGCGTGGTCGCGCAGATGAGCACCTGGGAAGCCGACTCGGACATCAGCCGCTACAACCGCGCCGGCGCAGACAGCTGGCACGCGCTGCCGGATGATTTCTGGAACGTGCTCAGCAGCGCGCACGATATCGCCGAGCGCAGCGCTGGCGCCTTCGATCCCAGCATCGGTCCCCTGGTCGCGCTGTGGGGCTTTGGCGCCGATGCGGGCGCACAGGTTGTACCTGATCCCGCGCATCTGGCCGAGGTCGCCGCTCGCTGCGGCTGGAACAAACTGCAGTTGGATCCACAGACACAAAGCGCGCTGCAACCCGGCGGACTGCAACTGGACCTGTCCGCCATCGCCAAGGGCTACGGCGTGGATCTGGTCAGTGCCTGGCTACGCCGTATCGGCATCACCGCCGCGCTGGTCGAAGTCGGTGGCGAACTGCATGGCTACGGTTTGAAACCCGACGGCCAGCCCTGGCGCGTGCTGGTCGAATCCGCACCTGAAGAAGATGCGGGTGCAGAGTACCCGCCGCGTGTGCTGGCGCTCGATGATCTGGCGGTAGCCACTTCCGGCGACCGCTGGCACCAGTTCGAACGCGATGGCGTGTCCTATAGCCACACGCTGGATCCACGCAGCCATGCACCGGTCAGCCGTGCCGCTGCAGCGGTCACGGTGATCGCGCGTGACGCCATGCACGCCGATGCCTGGGCAACCGCACTCACCGTGATGGGCGCCGATGAAGGCCTGGCCTTCGCCAACCAACATGATCTGGCTGCACGTTTCATCACCCGCGCCGATACTGGGCTTGTGGAAACCATGACCCCCGCCTTCCAGCGTTACCTGGACGCCAGCACGCAATGA
- a CDS encoding DUF4198 domain-containing protein, with protein sequence MKRSLLLAATIAAVLPFSAAAHKAWLQPSQTVIAGTNPWITVDAAVSNDLFYFNHVPLRLDNLVITAPDGSTVQPQNAATGKYRSVFDVELTQQGTYRLATVNAGLSANWQEDGKPKRWRGNAATFATEVPKDAKDLKVSETAGRIETFVTNGKPNDTALQPTGKGMELVALGHPNDLFAGEQAKFKLLVDGKPHAGLEVEITRGGTRYRNAQEEIKVTTDANGEFSVTWPQAGMYWLETGTEDNKTSIPQAAVRRLSYVGTLEVLPQ encoded by the coding sequence ATGAAGCGTTCCCTCCTGCTTGCTGCCACCATCGCCGCCGTGCTGCCCTTCTCCGCCGCCGCCCACAAGGCCTGGCTGCAGCCGTCGCAGACCGTGATTGCCGGTACCAACCCGTGGATCACCGTGGACGCCGCCGTGTCCAACGACCTGTTCTACTTCAACCATGTGCCGCTGCGCCTGGACAACCTGGTGATCACCGCACCGGACGGCAGCACCGTGCAGCCGCAGAATGCCGCCACCGGCAAGTACCGCAGCGTCTTCGACGTCGAACTGACCCAGCAGGGCACCTACCGCCTGGCCACCGTCAATGCCGGCCTGTCGGCCAACTGGCAGGAAGACGGCAAGCCCAAGCGCTGGCGCGGTAACGCTGCCACCTTCGCCACCGAAGTACCGAAGGACGCCAAGGACCTGAAGGTCTCCGAGACCGCCGGCCGCATTGAAACCTTCGTCACCAACGGCAAGCCGAACGACACCGCGTTGCAGCCGACCGGCAAGGGCATGGAACTGGTTGCCTTGGGCCACCCGAACGACCTGTTCGCCGGCGAGCAGGCCAAGTTCAAGCTGCTGGTCGATGGCAAGCCGCACGCTGGCCTGGAAGTCGAGATCACCCGTGGCGGCACCCGTTACCGCAACGCCCAGGAAGAGATCAAGGTCACCACCGACGCCAACGGCGAGTTCTCGGTGACCTGGCCGCAGGCTGGCATGTACTGGCTGGAAACCGGCACCGAGGACAACAAGACCTCGATCCCGCAGGCCGCCGTCCGCCGCCTGAGCTACGTAGGCACGCTGGAAGTGCTGCCGCAGTAA
- a CDS encoding DUF2271 domain-containing protein translates to MRVTLTIALSGLIATAPAAYAASLDVNVEVPKLNVAEYHRPYVAVWIEGADQQVAANLSVWYQLRDTAEGHGTKWLPDLRQWWRKSGRTLQVPVDGVTGPTRPVGKHQLSFSDRQPQLRALPAGQYSLVVEAAREVGGRELVKIPFTWPARAAQNGSAQGTSELGAVTLAVKP, encoded by the coding sequence ATGCGCGTCACCCTGACCATCGCCCTGAGCGGTTTGATTGCCACCGCTCCTGCCGCCTACGCCGCCAGCCTCGACGTCAACGTCGAAGTGCCCAAGCTCAACGTGGCCGAATACCACCGCCCCTATGTCGCGGTGTGGATCGAAGGTGCCGACCAGCAGGTCGCCGCCAACCTGTCGGTCTGGTACCAGCTCCGCGACACCGCCGAAGGCCACGGCACCAAGTGGCTGCCGGACCTGCGCCAGTGGTGGCGCAAGAGCGGCCGCACCCTGCAGGTGCCGGTCGATGGCGTCACTGGCCCGACCCGTCCGGTCGGCAAGCACCAGCTCAGCTTCAGCGACCGCCAGCCGCAGCTGCGCGCCCTGCCCGCCGGCCAGTACTCGCTGGTGGTGGAAGCCGCGCGCGAAGTCGGTGGCCGCGAACTGGTCAAGATTCCCTTCACCTGGCCGGCCCGTGCCGCGCAGAACGGCAGTGCCCAAGGCACCTCCGAACTCGGCGCCGTCACCCTTGCCGTCAAGCCCTGA
- a CDS encoding PepSY-associated TM helix domain-containing protein encodes MSADRSTATTVQQQASRGFWLRTLHQWHWISSAVCLIGMLLFSLTGITLNHASKIEAKPQVQNQQLELPAPVLKALGDREDGNAPLPARVADWLSNRLEVSIGSREAEWSPEEIYLSMPGPGSDAWLSIDRETGAVEFEKTRRGWVSYFNDLHKGRNAGPGWGWFLDVFAVACLVFCITGLFLLHLHARQRRMTWPLVGLGLLIPLLIALLLIH; translated from the coding sequence GTGTCCGCAGACCGCAGCACCGCCACCACCGTGCAACAACAGGCCAGCCGTGGTTTCTGGTTGCGCACCTTGCATCAGTGGCACTGGATCAGCTCGGCGGTCTGCCTGATCGGCATGCTGTTGTTCTCCCTGACCGGCATCACCTTGAACCACGCGTCCAAGATCGAAGCCAAGCCACAGGTGCAGAACCAGCAACTCGAACTCCCTGCCCCGGTGCTCAAGGCCCTGGGTGATCGCGAAGATGGCAATGCGCCGCTGCCAGCGCGCGTCGCCGACTGGTTGTCCAATCGTCTGGAAGTGTCCATCGGCAGCCGCGAGGCCGAGTGGTCGCCGGAAGAAATCTATCTGTCCATGCCCGGCCCCGGCAGTGATGCCTGGCTGAGCATCGACCGCGAAACCGGCGCGGTGGAGTTCGAGAAGACTCGCCGCGGCTGGGTTTCCTATTTCAATGACCTGCACAAGGGCCGCAATGCCGGCCCGGGCTGGGGCTGGTTCCTCGACGTGTTCGCGGTGGCCTGCCTGGTGTTCTGCATCACCGGTCTATTCCTGTTGCATCTGCATGCGCGGCAGCGGCGCATGACCTGGCCGCTGGTCGGCCTGGGCCTGCTGATCCCGCTGTTGATCGCCCTGCTTCTCATCCATTGA
- a CDS encoding TonB-dependent receptor domain-containing protein, translating to MALRQRHRVSVSRHLLSLAVLGAISASAHANDAPTTLDKVVVTASGFEQKITDAPASISVITQEELAKRPYITLLDAVRDLEGVDVGETRDKTGQGSISMRGMGSDYTLILINGRRQNNHGDIYPNNFGGNQFNHIPPLDAIERIEVIRGPASTLYGADAMGGVINVITKRTLDSWHGSATLARSFETDDQFGDDRTADLFVTGPLLPGKLNLSARASWYDRDASNPVYSSVTDPAGNQHNRALGFGAGGKTVDNTNKAGGITLAWTPTEAQIITLDYDTSRQEYDNSIKINDAGEEEYPVGTVDSISSIFTAGNFCLGAAGANANACRNNGGTWSRRANPRAGYGPTQEFTRDAWALTHEGKWGFGNSFVSLAHVATNNEGRTMPFTVAEREHLLQMIDGTGPYAGMSLADRRARAASTFLPRPKRVLESAQYTFDAKVDMPFQAAGEHIAVFGTQIIRGELTDGVFGTEVGDPGRKQEHNMYSLFAEDTWTVIEPLAITYGLRFDDHEVFGDHLSPRLYGVYTVNPQWTVKGGVSTGFKTPKTTQLYDGVTGFGGQGTSPMFGNPNLKPETSTSTELAVYWQHPDGHNFNATLFHNKFDDKISTQPCGTGLSLVCTSTGEYADLGYATSTKTVNIDEVVIQGAEVAGRWEISDRFGLRANYTYTDSEQKSGADKGRPLGLSAKHMANATFDWQVSDRFNLFVTSEARSKRYRGVSAITGQELYYKDYTVFHLGASFQATQWMKINARINNLLDRDFTTYQTVFNDLDGSGIYGDATNEVLFEDDYNNKDKARSFWLSVNLSF from the coding sequence ATGGCCCTGCGCCAGCGTCACCGTGTGTCCGTTTCCCGCCACCTGCTCAGCCTCGCCGTGCTCGGCGCCATCAGCGCCAGCGCCCATGCCAACGATGCGCCGACCACGCTGGACAAGGTCGTCGTCACCGCCAGCGGCTTCGAACAGAAGATCACCGATGCACCGGCCAGCATCTCGGTCATCACCCAGGAAGAACTGGCCAAGCGCCCGTACATCACCCTGCTTGATGCAGTGCGTGACCTGGAAGGCGTGGACGTGGGCGAGACCCGCGACAAGACCGGCCAGGGCAGCATCTCGATGCGCGGCATGGGCTCGGACTACACCCTGATCCTGATCAACGGCCGTCGCCAGAACAACCACGGCGACATCTACCCGAACAACTTCGGCGGCAACCAGTTCAACCACATCCCGCCGCTGGATGCGATCGAGCGCATCGAAGTGATCCGCGGCCCCGCCTCCACCCTGTACGGCGCCGATGCGATGGGCGGCGTGATCAACGTCATCACCAAGCGCACCCTGGACAGCTGGCACGGCTCGGCCACCCTGGCCCGCAGCTTCGAGACCGATGACCAGTTCGGCGACGACCGTACCGCCGACCTGTTCGTCACCGGCCCGCTGCTGCCGGGCAAGCTCAACCTCAGCGCGCGCGCCAGCTGGTATGACCGCGATGCCTCCAACCCGGTTTATTCGTCGGTGACCGATCCGGCCGGCAACCAGCACAACCGTGCACTGGGCTTTGGTGCCGGCGGCAAGACCGTGGACAACACCAACAAGGCCGGCGGCATCACTCTGGCGTGGACCCCGACCGAGGCGCAGATCATCACCCTGGACTACGACACCTCGCGCCAGGAATACGACAACTCGATCAAGATCAACGATGCCGGCGAAGAGGAATACCCGGTCGGCACCGTCGACAGCATCAGCAGCATCTTCACCGCCGGCAACTTCTGCCTGGGCGCCGCCGGCGCCAACGCAAACGCATGCCGCAACAACGGCGGCACCTGGTCGCGCCGCGCCAACCCGCGCGCCGGTTACGGCCCCACCCAGGAATTCACCCGCGACGCCTGGGCACTGACCCACGAAGGCAAGTGGGGCTTTGGCAACAGCTTCGTCTCGCTGGCGCATGTGGCCACCAACAACGAAGGCCGCACCATGCCGTTCACCGTGGCCGAGCGTGAGCACCTGCTGCAGATGATCGACGGCACCGGCCCTTATGCCGGCATGAGCTTGGCCGACCGCCGCGCACGGGCCGCTTCCACCTTCCTGCCGCGCCCCAAGCGTGTACTGGAAAGTGCGCAGTACACCTTCGATGCCAAGGTCGACATGCCGTTCCAGGCAGCCGGTGAGCACATCGCCGTGTTCGGCACCCAGATCATCCGCGGCGAGCTGACCGACGGCGTGTTCGGCACCGAAGTGGGTGACCCGGGCCGCAAGCAGGAGCACAACATGTACTCGCTGTTCGCCGAAGACACCTGGACCGTGATCGAGCCGCTGGCCATCACCTACGGCCTGCGCTTCGACGACCATGAAGTGTTCGGCGACCACCTGAGCCCGCGCCTGTACGGCGTGTACACCGTCAACCCGCAGTGGACGGTCAAGGGCGGTGTCAGCACCGGCTTCAAGACCCCCAAGACCACCCAGCTGTATGACGGCGTCACCGGTTTTGGCGGCCAGGGCACCTCGCCGATGTTCGGCAACCCGAACCTGAAGCCGGAAACCAGCACCAGCACCGAGCTGGCGGTGTACTGGCAGCATCCGGATGGCCACAACTTCAACGCCACCCTGTTCCACAACAAGTTCGACGACAAGATCTCCACCCAGCCCTGCGGCACTGGCCTGTCGTTGGTCTGCACCAGCACCGGCGAGTACGCCGATCTGGGCTATGCGACCAGCACCAAGACGGTGAACATCGATGAAGTGGTGATCCAGGGTGCGGAAGTTGCCGGCCGCTGGGAGATCAGCGACCGCTTCGGCCTGCGTGCCAACTACACCTATACCGACAGCGAGCAGAAGAGCGGTGCCGACAAGGGCCGTCCGCTGGGCCTGAGCGCCAAGCACATGGCCAATGCCACCTTCGACTGGCAGGTAAGCGACCGCTTCAACCTGTTCGTGACCAGCGAAGCACGCTCCAAGCGCTACCGCGGCGTCAGTGCGATCACCGGCCAGGAGCTGTACTACAAGGACTACACCGTGTTCCATCTCGGTGCCTCGTTCCAGGCCACCCAGTGGATGAAGATCAACGCCCGCATCAACAACCTGCTGGACCGCGACTTCACCACCTACCAGACCGTGTTCAACGATCTGGACGGCAGCGGCATCTACGGCGACGCCACCAACGAAGTGCTGTTCGAGGACGATTACAACAACAAGGACAAGGCACGCAGCTTCTGGCTGAGCGTGAACCTGAGCTTCTAA